A region of Paenibacillus sp. JNUCC-31 DNA encodes the following proteins:
- a CDS encoding carbohydrate ABC transporter permease, whose amino-acid sequence MKWLYRIGSALMAVMFAAPLVWMLVVSIKEEGMKIITVLDWFKPPYSMAVYQEVLTTTKLSQWVVNSLFVAVVVTVLTVIFAAMAGFALSKVPFRFRTFVFFFILGGLLIPGEATIIPLYQVAKDLHLLNSYSGLIIPALASPVAVIVLKSFFDGVPNDLLESVQIDGGGFWRIFTSIMLPLTRPAMASMAILTFIGSWNNFLWPFLSITDDNLFTLPMGIPTLMGQYSEDYVKPMVINAVASVPIIILFIIFEKQIVKGISMSGIKG is encoded by the coding sequence ATGAAATGGTTATATCGTATAGGTTCAGCATTGATGGCGGTTATGTTCGCTGCCCCACTTGTGTGGATGCTGGTGGTATCCATCAAAGAAGAAGGCATGAAGATCATCACGGTCCTGGACTGGTTTAAACCTCCATATTCCATGGCTGTATATCAAGAAGTACTCACGACCACCAAGCTTTCCCAGTGGGTTGTTAACAGTTTGTTTGTCGCTGTAGTTGTAACGGTGCTAACTGTTATTTTCGCGGCAATGGCCGGATTCGCTCTCTCGAAAGTACCGTTCCGTTTCCGTACTTTTGTATTCTTCTTCATTCTTGGTGGATTACTGATTCCCGGAGAAGCTACCATCATTCCACTCTATCAGGTAGCCAAGGATTTGCATTTGCTGAACTCGTACAGTGGACTGATTATTCCTGCTTTGGCTTCACCTGTAGCCGTCATCGTGCTCAAAAGTTTCTTCGATGGTGTTCCCAATGATCTGCTGGAGAGTGTGCAAATTGACGGAGGAGGCTTTTGGCGGATTTTTACCAGCATCATGCTGCCTTTGACACGTCCAGCCATGGCATCGATGGCGATTCTGACTTTTATCGGTTCGTGGAACAATTTCCTGTGGCCATTCCTTTCCATAACCGATGATAATCTGTTTACACTGCCAATGGGTATTCCAACACTCATGGGCCAGTATTCGGAAGATTACGTGAAACCGATGGTTATCAATGCCGTGGCTTCTGTTCCCATCATTATATTGTTTATTATTTTTGAGAAACAGATTGTTAAAGGCATCAGCATGTCCGGTATTAAGGGATAA
- a CDS encoding carbohydrate ABC transporter permease yields the protein MKIKKMRADMQALVFLLPFLIVYGLFTIWPMIKGVEMTFYKWTLIKKMDFVGLDNFRKVLQDREVWEAIWHSTFFVFLSTPTMIILAIMLAVIANRKSVLQKFYRIIFFIPSVLSVAVAAYLGLFVFQPYTGLVNSVLHLIQLLPENAEIFWLTETGLAWVVITVITLWWTVGFNFILYLSAMQEIPDEIYEAAKLDGASDTQIFWRITLPYLKPLTKTITMLQIIASYKVFMQIYVISGGGPLDQTRPIIQLIYQTGFKNNNLGYAATMSYILFVILLVLSALQYWMNNRKGAES from the coding sequence ATGAAGATCAAAAAAATGAGAGCGGATATGCAGGCACTTGTATTTCTGCTTCCATTCTTAATTGTCTATGGTTTATTCACAATCTGGCCAATGATTAAAGGCGTAGAGATGACCTTTTACAAATGGACATTGATTAAGAAAATGGATTTTGTCGGTCTTGATAACTTCCGTAAGGTTCTTCAGGACAGGGAAGTGTGGGAAGCGATCTGGCATTCAACTTTTTTCGTTTTTTTAAGTACGCCAACCATGATTATTCTTGCCATTATGCTGGCTGTGATTGCCAACCGAAAATCGGTTTTGCAGAAATTCTACCGCATCATCTTTTTCATACCAAGCGTGCTCTCTGTTGCCGTCGCAGCCTATCTGGGATTATTCGTATTTCAGCCCTACACGGGACTTGTAAACTCAGTACTGCACCTCATTCAATTGTTACCCGAAAATGCCGAGATCTTCTGGCTGACCGAAACAGGCCTGGCATGGGTCGTGATTACAGTCATTACTCTCTGGTGGACAGTCGGATTCAACTTTATTTTGTATCTCTCAGCGATGCAGGAGATTCCAGATGAGATTTATGAAGCGGCAAAGCTGGATGGTGCAAGTGATACACAGATATTTTGGAGAATTACTCTTCCTTATCTGAAGCCACTAACCAAAACCATCACCATGCTGCAAATTATTGCTTCATATAAAGTCTTTATGCAAATTTATGTTATTTCTGGCGGGGGTCCGCTTGATCAGACACGTCCGATTATTCAATTGATCTATCAGACCGGGTTTAAGAACAATAATCTGGGTTATGCCGCAACGATGTCCTATATCTTGTTCGTTATCCTGCTGGTGTTGTCTGCGCTGCAATACTGGATGAATAACCGGAAAGGGGCGGAAAGCTGA
- a CDS encoding glycoside hydrolase family 2 protein translates to MTTKFYNKDYPRPQFVRNEWLDLNGEWDFSFDDNQAGENERWYDQNQFPEGLKIKVPFTYETQASGIGIETFHPFVWYRKQVTIPKEVEGRRTILHFQGVDYHAKCWVNGTVVGEHEGGYAAFSFDITPYVTYGSENNIVLEVEDSQSAMQPRGKQRWVDNNFECFYVQSTGIWKSVWLEHVSEARVEAVKMTPDIDRHMIRLDFQLNGIEGKNNLRLETRIELKGQHVQTISLSPDRPWMTVEASVKHEAGGPWKQMLWSPDSPNLYDIEFVMYEDEKEIDRVHSYFGMRKISIENGQVLLNNAPLYQRLILDQGYWTESHLTPPSVEALIEDIDKIAEMGYNGIRKHMKLEDPRFLYWCDVKGMLVWSEMAATFEFNDEAVSRFTKEWLEIVPQQYNHPSIITWVPFNESWGIPTIAHEVRQQQFTQSIYHLTKAIDPYRPVITNDGWEHTVSDILTIHDYVESGEAFVERYQDKDMIVNNNIASNRWKFAFAEGYHYKGQPIIISEFGGIAFQSDKGWGYGNQVDSVEAFIERFRSITEAIKSIPYISGYCYTQVTDVQQEINGLLTEDRKPKVPLEVIRKINLA, encoded by the coding sequence ATGACAACTAAATTTTACAACAAGGATTATCCAAGACCGCAATTCGTACGCAACGAGTGGTTGGATTTGAATGGAGAATGGGATTTTAGCTTTGACGACAATCAGGCGGGTGAAAACGAGCGTTGGTATGACCAGAATCAATTCCCGGAAGGACTCAAAATTAAAGTTCCTTTTACCTATGAAACTCAGGCGAGCGGAATCGGGATCGAAACATTTCATCCGTTCGTTTGGTACCGCAAGCAGGTCACTATTCCCAAGGAGGTAGAAGGCAGGAGAACCATTCTGCATTTTCAGGGAGTGGATTATCACGCCAAATGCTGGGTGAACGGAACGGTTGTCGGTGAGCATGAAGGAGGGTACGCAGCGTTTTCGTTCGATATTACCCCTTATGTCACTTACGGCTCGGAGAACAACATTGTTCTTGAAGTAGAAGACAGTCAGAGTGCGATGCAGCCTCGGGGGAAACAACGCTGGGTGGATAATAATTTTGAATGCTTTTATGTGCAAAGTACCGGGATTTGGAAAAGTGTCTGGCTGGAGCATGTGAGTGAAGCAAGGGTTGAAGCAGTTAAGATGACACCCGATATTGATCGTCACATGATTCGATTGGACTTTCAATTGAATGGGATCGAAGGCAAGAACAACTTGCGTCTAGAGACACGGATTGAGCTGAAGGGTCAGCATGTGCAAACGATTAGCCTGTCTCCCGACAGACCCTGGATGACCGTGGAGGCCAGTGTCAAGCATGAAGCGGGCGGACCGTGGAAACAGATGTTGTGGTCACCGGACTCACCGAACCTGTACGATATCGAGTTTGTGATGTACGAAGATGAAAAGGAAATCGATCGGGTTCATTCCTATTTTGGTATGCGAAAAATATCGATTGAAAATGGGCAAGTTCTGCTAAATAATGCTCCGTTGTACCAAAGACTGATTTTGGATCAGGGCTATTGGACGGAGAGCCATTTGACCCCGCCTTCAGTGGAAGCGCTGATTGAGGATATCGATAAAATTGCCGAGATGGGATATAACGGAATCCGTAAACATATGAAATTGGAAGATCCCCGCTTTTTGTATTGGTGTGATGTAAAAGGCATGCTGGTCTGGTCGGAAATGGCGGCAACCTTCGAGTTTAATGATGAGGCCGTGAGTCGATTCACCAAAGAATGGCTTGAAATTGTCCCACAACAATACAATCATCCCAGCATCATAACCTGGGTTCCGTTTAATGAATCGTGGGGAATACCGACGATTGCCCACGAGGTAAGGCAGCAGCAGTTTACGCAATCCATTTATCATCTGACCAAAGCGATCGATCCCTATCGTCCGGTCATTACCAACGACGGATGGGAGCATACGGTATCGGATATTTTGACAATCCATGATTATGTGGAGTCGGGAGAAGCTTTTGTGGAACGGTATCAGGATAAGGACATGATCGTAAACAATAACATTGCTTCTAATCGATGGAAGTTTGCTTTTGCCGAAGGTTACCACTATAAAGGACAACCCATTATCATCAGTGAATTCGGCGGTATTGCTTTCCAATCGGATAAAGGATGGGGCTATGGCAATCAGGTGGACTCGGTTGAAGCCTTCATTGAGCGTTTCCGTTCCATTACCGAAGCGATCAAATCCATTCCTTATATTTCGGGCTATTGTTATACACAGGTCACGGATGTGCAGCAGGAGATTAATGGTCTGTTGACGGAAGACCGTAAACCGAAAGTGCCATTGGAAGTGATCCGCAAGATCAATTTGGCTTAA